A genomic segment from Oceanispirochaeta sp. M1 encodes:
- a CDS encoding branched-chain amino acid ABC transporter substrate-binding protein yields MKKILVLLLISFVTFGAFATGQGEGGTIKIGVAGAHSGDLASYGIPSIKAAELVVDMYNAKGGVLGKQIELVIEDDVCKPEVATNTAAKLVGEEVVAVIGHICSGATKAALGIYKDENIITISPSATNPPLTKSGDYPNFLRTIAPDDAQADVEVTFAVDKMGFKKIAVLHDKGDYGKGFAEFCKAQLETRSGVEVVLYEGIQVGAVDYSAIINKVGNSGAEAVIFGGYHPEASKLISQMKKKNMDIAFLSDDGVKDPTFIKVAGEYSEGVYATGPVDTSSNPMAVKAVEDHKAKYGEEPGAFFLNAYAATIAVLNAIDKAGTTEYEAVSAALRSEYVETPLGKISFDANGDAIGVGFAVYQVQNGVYVELK; encoded by the coding sequence ATGAAAAAGATCTTAGTACTTCTACTTATTTCTTTCGTAACCTTCGGCGCTTTTGCCACAGGTCAGGGAGAAGGTGGAACAATTAAAATCGGTGTTGCTGGTGCTCATTCGGGAGACCTTGCGTCTTATGGTATTCCTTCCATCAAGGCTGCTGAACTTGTTGTTGATATGTATAACGCCAAGGGCGGTGTACTTGGAAAACAAATTGAACTCGTAATTGAAGATGATGTATGTAAACCTGAAGTGGCTACAAACACAGCTGCAAAACTTGTAGGTGAAGAAGTTGTAGCGGTTATCGGTCATATCTGCAGTGGTGCTACAAAAGCGGCACTGGGTATCTACAAGGATGAAAATATCATTACAATTTCTCCTTCTGCTACCAACCCTCCTCTGACAAAGAGCGGAGATTATCCCAACTTCCTGAGAACCATCGCTCCCGATGATGCTCAGGCTGATGTTGAAGTAACTTTTGCTGTTGATAAGATGGGATTCAAAAAGATTGCTGTACTTCATGATAAGGGTGACTACGGAAAAGGTTTTGCCGAGTTCTGTAAAGCACAGCTTGAAACCAGATCCGGTGTTGAAGTTGTTCTGTATGAAGGTATTCAGGTTGGTGCTGTAGACTATTCTGCGATCATCAATAAAGTTGGAAACTCTGGTGCTGAAGCTGTAATTTTCGGTGGATATCACCCCGAAGCTTCAAAACTGATCAGCCAGATGAAAAAGAAAAATATGGATATTGCCTTCCTGTCGGACGACGGTGTTAAGGACCCCACATTTATCAAGGTTGCCGGTGAGTATTCAGAAGGTGTATATGCTACAGGTCCTGTAGATACTTCTTCCAACCCCATGGCTGTTAAAGCTGTTGAAGATCACAAAGCAAAATATGGAGAAGAGCCCGGTGCTTTCTTCCTGAATGCTTATGCTGCTACAATCGCTGTACTGAATGCTATCGATAAAGCCGGTACTACCGAATATGAAGCAGTTTCTGCTGCACTGAGAAGTGAATATGTAGAAACTCCTCTTGGTAAAATCAGCTTTGATGCAAATGGTGATGCCATTGGTGTAGGTTTTGCTGTATACCAGGTTCAGAACGGTGTTTACGTAGAACTTAAATAA
- the purD gene encoding phosphoribosylamine--glycine ligase, whose translation MKILVTGSGGREHALVAKLLQNPSVTKVYCAPGNGGTAREEGCENIALTDIRALAEFAAEKDIDLALPGSEDMLVAGIADLFKEKGIPVLGPHRDAAVLEGSKCLAKDFMKKYGIKTAAYENFSNLKDAGRFLESCDFPIVLKADGLAAGKGVLICQNRDEAFEALNALMSDKKFGAAGDSIVIEEFLEGVEASILSFYDGKTILPLLSAKDHKKIGEGESGANTGGMGVISPNPYVDEKVLSLFQEEIMKPTIRGLAEEGLQFAGVIFFGLMINERGVYLLEYNLRMGDPETQAVLALLDSDLLEMIQAALEGSLESCTPKWKEGSSCCVVMASGGYPEAYEKNKLISGIKDCSASVFIAGASLKDNVLYSSGGRVLNVVATAHDLEAARKACYEDVSKISFQDAVFRRDIGGDVIG comes from the coding sequence ATGAAAATACTCGTAACCGGCAGTGGAGGGAGAGAACACGCTCTCGTAGCTAAGCTGCTTCAGAATCCTTCTGTTACTAAAGTCTATTGTGCACCCGGAAACGGAGGTACGGCTCGCGAAGAGGGCTGTGAGAACATAGCACTGACAGATATTCGTGCCCTGGCTGAATTTGCAGCCGAAAAAGATATAGATCTGGCACTGCCGGGTTCTGAGGATATGCTGGTTGCAGGGATTGCGGATCTTTTCAAAGAGAAGGGAATTCCTGTTCTGGGACCCCACAGGGACGCTGCAGTTCTGGAAGGCAGCAAATGTCTTGCGAAAGATTTTATGAAAAAATATGGAATAAAAACGGCTGCCTATGAAAATTTCAGCAATCTGAAAGATGCCGGAAGGTTTCTTGAGAGCTGTGATTTCCCTATAGTCCTCAAGGCTGACGGCCTGGCTGCCGGAAAGGGAGTCCTTATCTGTCAGAACCGGGATGAGGCTTTTGAGGCTCTTAATGCTCTAATGAGTGATAAGAAGTTTGGAGCTGCAGGGGACAGTATAGTGATTGAAGAGTTTCTGGAGGGTGTTGAAGCCTCAATTCTCTCATTTTATGATGGAAAGACAATATTGCCTCTACTCAGTGCCAAGGATCACAAGAAAATCGGTGAAGGGGAGAGCGGTGCTAATACAGGGGGGATGGGTGTCATTTCTCCTAATCCTTATGTTGATGAAAAGGTTCTGTCTCTCTTTCAGGAAGAGATAATGAAGCCCACAATCAGGGGGCTTGCTGAAGAGGGACTACAGTTTGCCGGTGTGATCTTCTTTGGTTTGATGATAAACGAGAGGGGAGTCTATCTCCTCGAATACAATCTGAGGATGGGAGATCCCGAGACTCAGGCGGTTCTGGCCCTTCTTGACTCTGATCTTCTGGAGATGATCCAGGCTGCCCTTGAGGGCTCCCTGGAGAGTTGTACTCCTAAGTGGAAAGAGGGAAGCTCCTGCTGCGTAGTTATGGCGTCCGGAGGATATCCGGAGGCATATGAGAAGAATAAACTTATCAGTGGTATTAAAGATTGTTCCGCTTCTGTCTTTATAGCGGGAGCCTCTCTGAAAGATAATGTTTTATACAGTTCCGGAGGGCGGGTTCTTAATGTGGTCGCCACAGCCCACGATCTGGAGGCTGCCAGGAAGGCATGTTATGAGGATGTATCCAAAATTTCGTTTCAGGATGCTGTGTTCAGAAGAGATATCGGTGGTGATGTCATTGGCTGA
- the purH gene encoding bifunctional phosphoribosylaminoimidazolecarboxamide formyltransferase/IMP cyclohydrolase: MKRALISVFKKDGILELGKFLKAEGWEIVSTGGTYRYLQEQGLEPVEVAAVTGGREMLDGRVKTLHPVIHGGILAIRDNDEHMSTLKEEGIGTIDMVVVNLYPFFDEVETDKSFEEKVEFIDIGGPTMLRSAAKNFQDVTVLCNTEDYTTVMDEMKEAGDVSFDTRKTLAGKVFNLTSAYDGAISQFFLNRDSMPAFLNGSYKKNMDLRYGENPHQKAAFYTNTWGGGAFSDFKQLGGKELSFNNIRDMDVAWKIVNEFEEIACCGLKHSTPCGVALGKDAADAYIKAYECDPTSIFGGIVALNREVTKEAAQEMVKIFLEIVVAPSFSDDALEVLKGKKNLRIIQTDNTPSDPLEIVKVDGGILVQDADLSFSKDFEVVTEAQPDPSLKEDLIFGQKVVKHVKSNAIVVVKDSKATGIGTGQTNRIWAAQQAIERAGDGTVLASDAFFPFDDVVTLCAEKGIKAIIQPGGSIRDKDSIKACNERGIPMIFTGMRHFKH, from the coding sequence ATGAAAAGAGCGCTTATCAGTGTTTTCAAAAAAGATGGAATTCTCGAATTGGGAAAATTTCTCAAGGCAGAAGGATGGGAAATCGTTTCTACAGGCGGAACTTACCGATATCTGCAGGAACAGGGGCTGGAGCCGGTTGAAGTGGCAGCAGTAACTGGCGGCCGTGAGATGCTGGACGGAAGAGTGAAGACTCTCCATCCTGTAATACACGGCGGAATCCTTGCCATTAGAGATAATGATGAGCATATGTCTACATTGAAAGAGGAGGGAATTGGAACAATCGATATGGTTGTTGTAAATCTGTATCCTTTTTTTGATGAGGTGGAAACTGATAAGAGTTTTGAAGAAAAAGTCGAGTTTATTGATATCGGCGGTCCTACCATGCTGCGCTCAGCTGCCAAAAACTTCCAGGACGTAACAGTCCTCTGTAATACAGAAGATTACACCACCGTAATGGATGAGATGAAAGAAGCCGGTGATGTCTCTTTTGATACAAGAAAAACTCTGGCAGGAAAAGTTTTCAATCTTACTTCTGCCTATGACGGTGCAATCAGTCAGTTTTTCCTGAACCGTGACTCAATGCCGGCTTTCCTGAATGGCTCCTATAAAAAAAATATGGACCTCCGTTACGGTGAAAACCCCCACCAGAAGGCTGCCTTCTATACCAATACGTGGGGCGGCGGTGCATTCAGTGATTTTAAACAGCTTGGGGGCAAGGAGCTTTCATTCAATAATATTCGTGATATGGATGTGGCCTGGAAGATCGTCAATGAGTTTGAAGAAATCGCCTGCTGCGGTCTGAAACATTCAACTCCCTGTGGTGTTGCCCTCGGGAAAGATGCTGCGGATGCCTATATCAAGGCTTACGAATGTGATCCCACTTCAATATTCGGTGGTATTGTTGCTCTTAACAGAGAAGTGACAAAAGAGGCCGCTCAGGAGATGGTAAAAATCTTTCTGGAAATCGTTGTAGCACCTTCCTTTTCAGACGACGCTCTGGAAGTACTTAAGGGTAAAAAGAATCTGAGAATCATTCAGACTGATAATACACCTTCAGATCCCCTTGAAATCGTTAAAGTGGACGGTGGAATTCTGGTTCAGGATGCGGATCTCAGTTTCTCAAAAGATTTTGAAGTTGTTACCGAGGCTCAGCCTGATCCCTCACTGAAAGAAGATTTGATTTTCGGACAGAAAGTTGTAAAGCATGTTAAATCCAATGCCATCGTTGTAGTCAAGGACAGCAAGGCCACAGGAATCGGTACAGGTCAGACGAACAGGATCTGGGCTGCACAGCAGGCCATTGAAAGAGCCGGTGACGGAACAGTCCTGGCTTCTGATGCATTCTTCCCCTTTGATGATGTAGTTACTCTGTGTGCTGAAAAAGGAATCAAGGCTATTATTCAGCCCGGTGGTTCCATACGGGATAAGGATTCAATCAAAGCCTGTAACGAAAGGGGAATCCCTATGATCTTTACAGGGATGCGTCACTTTAAACATTAA
- the purN gene encoding phosphoribosylglycinamide formyltransferase, with product MFKIAVLISGGGSNLQSLIDASNSGNLGNGIITTVISDRSAYGLERAAASDISCYLIDRKVHKRDLSEKIMEKIPIDTDLIVLAGYLSILSPEFVSAWQGKIINIHPALLPDFGGKGMYGMNVHRAVVEAGRRKSGCSVHFVEIGVDTGKIILQKEVPVENGDSPEDLQDRILVQEHIALVEAVNILIKQSQ from the coding sequence ATGTTTAAAATAGCTGTCCTCATTTCCGGAGGCGGTTCCAATCTTCAGTCACTTATTGATGCATCCAATTCCGGCAATCTTGGTAACGGGATTATTACAACTGTAATAAGTGACAGATCAGCCTATGGTCTTGAGCGTGCTGCTGCTTCAGATATCAGTTGTTATCTTATTGACAGAAAAGTCCATAAGAGAGATCTTTCTGAAAAGATAATGGAAAAAATTCCAATAGATACGGATCTTATAGTTCTTGCTGGATACCTGTCGATTCTCAGTCCTGAATTTGTCAGTGCATGGCAGGGGAAAATTATAAACATTCATCCGGCTCTTCTGCCTGATTTCGGCGGCAAGGGAATGTATGGAATGAATGTACATCGTGCCGTGGTCGAAGCAGGACGCAGGAAAAGCGGATGTTCAGTCCATTTTGTGGAAATAGGTGTGGATACTGGTAAAATAATCCTGCAGAAGGAAGTTCCTGTTGAAAACGGAGACAGTCCTGAAGATCTTCAGGACAGAATATTGGTACAGGAGCATATTGCTCTGGTGGAAGCCGTAAATATTCTTATTAAACAAAGTCAATAA
- the purM gene encoding phosphoribosylformylglycinamidine cyclo-ligase, producing the protein MHTYKDSGVDKEEGYKAVDKIKAAVAETHNENVLSGLGSFASLYALKDYKNPVLVSGTDGVGTKLAIAFAKNLYDTVGQDCFAMCANDILCQGAKPLFFLDYLACGKLDSDVSSRIVLGMAAACKDADCSLVGGETAEMPGFYKDGDYDMAGFCVGAVERDEIINGEAIQEGDILLGLASSGVHSNGFSLVRSLVKDLDEDFQGEPVYKELMKPTRVYVKTVLSAMKMHPGAVSGMAHITGGGIPENLPRTIPAGFTANVNKADIPVLPIFDWLQKKGVPREEMWGTFNMGVGMILVVRESEAEGFKKSLEESGEQVAVLGYISKGAEPLCLK; encoded by the coding sequence ATGCACACATATAAGGATTCTGGTGTTGATAAGGAAGAGGGTTACAAAGCCGTTGATAAGATCAAGGCTGCTGTTGCCGAGACTCATAATGAAAACGTCCTTTCAGGACTGGGCAGTTTTGCCTCTCTTTATGCTTTAAAGGATTATAAAAATCCCGTACTGGTTTCCGGTACCGACGGAGTGGGAACAAAGCTGGCCATTGCCTTTGCAAAAAATCTTTATGACACTGTCGGACAGGACTGCTTTGCCATGTGTGCCAATGACATTCTCTGTCAGGGGGCCAAACCTCTTTTCTTTCTTGATTATCTGGCCTGCGGAAAGCTGGATTCAGATGTTTCCAGCCGAATTGTTCTGGGAATGGCTGCTGCCTGTAAGGATGCAGACTGTTCTCTTGTTGGTGGTGAAACTGCCGAGATGCCGGGATTCTATAAAGACGGTGATTACGATATGGCCGGTTTCTGTGTGGGTGCCGTTGAAAGAGATGAAATCATCAATGGTGAAGCCATACAAGAGGGAGATATCCTTCTGGGACTGGCATCAAGCGGTGTTCATTCCAATGGTTTCAGCCTTGTCCGTTCACTTGTTAAGGATCTTGATGAAGATTTTCAGGGAGAACCTGTTTACAAAGAACTGATGAAACCAACAAGGGTTTATGTAAAAACAGTTCTCTCTGCCATGAAGATGCATCCTGGAGCTGTAAGTGGTATGGCACATATTACGGGCGGAGGAATCCCCGAAAATCTTCCACGTACTATTCCCGCTGGATTTACAGCGAATGTAAATAAGGCAGATATTCCGGTTCTTCCCATATTTGACTGGCTTCAGAAAAAGGGAGTCCCCCGGGAAGAGATGTGGGGAACTTTTAATATGGGCGTCGGAATGATTCTTGTGGTAAGAGAATCTGAGGCTGAAGGATTTAAAAAATCTCTTGAAGAATCAGGTGAACAGGTTGCGGTACTCGGGTATATCAGTAAAGGTGCAGAGCCCTTATGTTTAAAATAG
- the purF gene encoding amidophosphoribosyltransferase, which translates to MIPHEAQPLDDKLHEECGVFGIYSLSDCPAAEMTYLGLLGLQHRGQESAGITVSHEGNLSTKKGMGLVSEVFRDNAVQELNGGNAAIGHVRYTTAGDSSIVNAQPLEGHCKLGSLAVAHNGNLVNAEIIRSLMEDGGAIFQTSSDTEVILNMVARGASKGIEKAVRDAAQAIKGSYAIVLFIDNKLIGVRDPHGIRPLCLGKLNDCWILSSESCALNTVGAEFVRDLEPGEIVVIDETGVNSLGHDSSSNLSTCIFEYIYFARPDSQIDGINVMQARKRCGAEYYKENPVDADIVVAVPDSGLSAAIGYSQASGIPFEMGFIKNRYIGRTFIAPSQEMREKAVSVKLNVVKSVVEGKRVILIDDSIVRGTTSRHLVALMRKAGAAEVHLGIVSPPIKHSCYFGIDTPDTEQLIASGRDVQEICKEIGADSLGYISLEGLTRALSPEETHFCNGCLTGIYPLTPNN; encoded by the coding sequence ATGATACCCCATGAAGCTCAGCCTCTGGACGATAAACTGCATGAAGAGTGCGGAGTTTTCGGTATTTACTCCCTATCCGACTGCCCTGCTGCCGAAATGACCTATCTTGGTCTTCTCGGACTGCAGCACCGGGGTCAGGAGAGTGCCGGAATTACGGTCAGTCACGAAGGAAATCTCTCTACAAAAAAAGGGATGGGACTTGTTTCAGAAGTCTTTCGGGATAATGCGGTACAGGAATTGAACGGCGGAAATGCTGCTATCGGTCATGTACGTTATACCACGGCCGGAGACAGCAGCATTGTCAATGCTCAGCCTCTGGAAGGTCACTGTAAACTCGGATCCCTTGCGGTTGCTCATAATGGCAATCTGGTTAATGCAGAAATTATCCGTTCACTCATGGAAGACGGCGGGGCTATTTTTCAGACAAGCAGTGATACTGAAGTCATACTGAATATGGTCGCCAGAGGTGCCTCCAAGGGGATAGAAAAAGCGGTAAGAGACGCTGCACAGGCCATTAAAGGCTCCTATGCTATTGTTCTCTTTATTGATAATAAGCTTATCGGAGTCCGGGATCCTCACGGCATCAGACCTCTGTGCCTCGGCAAACTGAATGACTGCTGGATTTTATCCTCTGAATCATGTGCTCTCAATACTGTGGGTGCCGAATTTGTAAGAGATCTTGAACCAGGAGAAATCGTTGTTATTGATGAAACCGGTGTGAACTCACTGGGCCATGACAGTTCTTCAAATCTGTCTACCTGTATCTTTGAATATATCTATTTCGCAAGGCCTGACAGTCAGATTGACGGGATCAATGTTATGCAGGCGCGTAAGAGGTGCGGTGCGGAGTACTACAAGGAAAATCCTGTTGATGCAGATATCGTCGTGGCCGTACCGGATTCAGGTCTGTCTGCAGCCATAGGTTATTCACAAGCCTCGGGTATTCCCTTTGAAATGGGGTTTATTAAAAACAGATATATTGGAAGAACCTTTATCGCACCCTCCCAGGAGATGCGTGAGAAGGCTGTCTCTGTGAAGCTCAATGTTGTTAAATCCGTAGTTGAGGGTAAGCGGGTCATCCTTATTGATGATTCAATTGTCAGAGGAACTACAAGCCGTCATCTGGTTGCGCTGATGCGAAAGGCCGGAGCCGCAGAAGTTCATCTGGGAATAGTCTCTCCGCCAATTAAACACTCCTGTTATTTCGGGATCGATACTCCCGATACTGAACAGCTTATTGCCAGCGGCAGGGATGTTCAGGAAATATGCAAGGAAATAGGTGCAGACAGCCTGGGTTATATAAGTCTTGAAGGTCTGACCCGGGCATTGAGTCCTGAAGAGACCCATTTTTGCAACGGATGTCTTACGGGTATTTATCCTCTGACTCCCAATAACTGA
- the purC gene encoding phosphoribosylaminoimidazolesuccinocarboxamide synthase — MMYEGKAKKVYATNDPAYVIVSYKDDATAFNGEKKGQIADKGVFNNAITTALFKLLEEKKVPTHFVEKLDDRDQLCKAVTIVPLEVIVRNVIAGSMSKRLGIEEGTEISNTIFEICYKNDDLGDPLINDHHAVAMGLSTYEELKQIYAITADVNRIMTAFFDKQGIRLIDFKLEFGKTADGTLLLADEISPDTCRFWDKETGQKLDKDRFRRDLGNIQEAYKEILSRVEKG; from the coding sequence ATGATGTATGAAGGTAAGGCTAAGAAGGTCTATGCTACAAACGATCCTGCCTATGTAATTGTCAGCTACAAAGATGATGCTACAGCTTTTAACGGTGAGAAAAAAGGACAGATTGCAGATAAGGGTGTATTCAATAATGCAATAACCACAGCTCTGTTCAAACTTCTTGAAGAAAAAAAAGTACCCACCCACTTTGTTGAAAAACTGGATGACCGGGATCAGCTGTGTAAGGCTGTCACCATTGTCCCTCTGGAAGTCATTGTACGAAATGTAATCGCCGGAAGCATGTCCAAGAGACTTGGTATTGAAGAGGGCACTGAAATATCCAATACAATATTTGAAATCTGCTATAAAAATGATGATTTAGGGGATCCCCTGATCAATGACCACCATGCAGTTGCCATGGGACTCAGCACTTACGAAGAACTGAAGCAGATCTATGCCATCACAGCGGATGTAAACAGAATCATGACAGCATTCTTTGACAAACAGGGAATCCGTCTGATTGACTTCAAGCTGGAATTCGGCAAAACGGCAGACGGTACACTTCTACTGGCCGATGAAATAAGCCCGGACACCTGCCGTTTCTGGGATAAGGAAACCGGACAGAAACTGGATAAAGACAGATTCAGAAGAGACCTTGGTAATATTCAGGAAGCTTATAAAGAGATCCTCTCCAGAGTGGAAAAAGGTTGA
- the purE gene encoding 5-(carboxyamino)imidazole ribonucleotide mutase, with protein MKCAIFFGSRSDQEKMKGAADCLKEFGVEYEAHILSAHRVPEKLVEVIRRLEDEGCEFIIAGAGLSAHLPGVVASKTILPVIGVPLDAAFHGMDALFSIVQMPKSIPVATVGVNNSYNAAMLGVQILAIKYPDIKEKLIQFRKDMKENFIADNSEGVEL; from the coding sequence ATGAAATGTGCAATTTTTTTCGGCAGCCGTTCAGATCAGGAGAAGATGAAAGGCGCCGCTGATTGCTTAAAGGAATTCGGAGTTGAATATGAAGCTCATATTCTTTCTGCTCACAGGGTTCCGGAAAAACTGGTCGAAGTCATAAGAAGACTGGAAGATGAGGGTTGCGAGTTTATCATTGCCGGGGCGGGCCTTTCGGCTCATCTCCCGGGAGTTGTCGCATCAAAAACCATCCTTCCTGTTATCGGTGTTCCTCTGGATGCCGCATTCCATGGGATGGATGCACTGTTTTCCATAGTTCAGATGCCTAAATCAATTCCTGTGGCAACGGTTGGTGTGAATAACTCATACAACGCAGCCATGCTCGGAGTTCAGATTCTGGCTATAAAGTATCCGGACATTAAAGAAAAACTGATTCAGTTCAGAAAAGATATGAAAGAAAATTTTATTGCTGACAACAGCGAGGGAGTCGAATTGTGA